tatttatgtgtgtgtgtgcgcgcacatgtgtgcacacatattgATAAATTTAGGAGAATTACAAAAAAGTCACAGTAGGTAAAGAGTTGAAAATTGACTTGAGTTCTAATGTGAAAAATATAGGCCATTTATCCAAAGTTATTTGGGAGCATTTCAGtttaaatttcattaaattctCTAGTTCATAAGAATGCTACAGAGatacaataataacaatatagAAACGGGTTGTGCTAATACATGGGGTTGTGCCAATaatgtgtgcgtgcatgcacgtgtatgtatatggctaattgtgtgtgtgtatgcatacacacacatatatatacacatgcataatttttttctgaacattGTTTTGGTGTGATGTTGATAATAAGAATCCATATGGGGGCATAGGAGTACATTTGAGTCTTTTTAGGATGTTACCATTTGCAAAGGAATTAATTCTCACATAAGTAAGTTTACTTTATAGAAATGAAAGTAGTAGCTACTGTTTATTCTGCATCTCTTTTGTTGCAAGCATGTTACAGTAATCCTGGGAAGGAGGTTTTATGATTCTtaaagtgaagaaactgaggttcagaaagttTAAATGATTTGCCCCAGGTCACAGAGCTAGAAGATAGGAgaatgctgcctttttttttttactctaaagCTCAAGCGTTGTCCAGTGTACATTCCAAGTTAGAATCCTTAGGGTATAAGAGTGAGTTACCTGTTTGGTTGGGGGCCAATTAATCTCCatagagaaaacagaaaccatTAGATGAGAACTTTTTCAACATTTTGCCCCTAATAGCTAcacctgatttttcttttctttctgttaagAGGAAAAGGCTCTTCCCTCCAAGCACTTGATCCTTTTTATTTATCTCTTGCATCTTTAGTCTGTGTCTCTGCCTGCATCTCTTCCCTTACCAGCTTCTTCCCATGAGCATAAAACAGTCCCTCCCTGTCTTAGTCCGTTTAGGGTTGCTATAAATACTTGAgtctaagtaatttataaagaaaagaggtctatttagctcacagttctacTGGCTGTAAAGTTCAAGATTGAGCATCTGGTGGGGGCCTCAGGCCACTTCCATTTGCGgtgaaaggtgaaggggagctggcTTGTGCAGAGATCTTGTGGTGAGAGAGGAAGTAAGGGAGTGGGGAGGTGCCAGTCTCTTTTAACAACCAGCGCTGGCAGGAACTaataagagtgagaactcactcaccccctGACCCCAGGGAGGGCATTCATCTTTTCATGAGGGATATTcccccatgacctaaacacctcccattaggctccacttccaatactggggatcacatttcaacatgaggccgggcgtagtggctcatgcctgtaatcccagcactttgggaggctgaggcagacggatcacctgaggtcaggagtttgagaccagcctgaccaacacggtgacacccagtttctactaaaaatagctgggcatggtggcacatgcctgtaatcccagctactccggaggctgaggcataagaatcatttgcacccgggaggtggaggttgcagtgagccaagatcatgccattgcactccagcctgggctacagagtgagattctggctctaaataaataaataaattcattcattcattcattcgacaTGAGGTTTTGGAGGGACAAACACCTAAACCATAGCACTTGCCAAAGGCAATACCTTCTGTATTAGTTAGTAATTGTtgcataacaaaccactccaaaactCAGTGAAGTAAACCAAGTACCATTTATTTAGCTCACTGTTTTGTGGGTCAGCAAATTAGGCTGGGCTCAGCTAGACTCACTTGTATACCTGTGGTCAGCTAGACAGCTTCACCTCTGGAGTAGTAGCTGACCGGTGGCGAGGACCTTCAGGGTGACTGGAGTCTGTGCCTTTCTTTCATTACCCAGAAGGCTGGCCTAAAGTTGTCACATGGTTGTTTGAGAGGGTTTCAAGAGACAGAAGCCTATAAATCATCTTGAGGTATAGGCTGGGAGCTCATGTAGTATCCCTTCCTCCACATTCTGTTAGCCAAAGCATGTCACAATGCCAGCCCAGGTCCAGCGGGGTGGAGAAGCGGGCTAGTAAGCCACGGAACTTCTCATTGTCAACCCCAAATCACCTTGAAGACCGTAGTCAGATCACCACCTCAGGCTGTGTTGTGTGCCTGCGCTCTGGGTTCCCTCTCTCACTGCATTTAGAACATTATGTGGCCGCTGTTGGTTTATTTCTCGGTGGAAAGTGAGCCTCTTAAAAACAAGGACTGTGTTTCAACCCAGGATTTGGCTTGTAAAGTAGGTAACGAAAAGCTGAAGTTGTTGTGAAGGTAGAGTTCAGACCACTGATATCTGGCAGCGTGGAAATTGGGATTAAAGATAATGTACGCTTGTGTCTTAAAACTCGCTTGTTGATGTTTAAAAACTTCGGAGCAAACTCATTCTAACATatcaaaatcaaatatttctttgaaaaaaatggagGGAGTAAAGAATCCTGGCCAGGATTCTGAGTAGAAATCATTTAATACTCGCACACTATCTTTGTAGGTTTTTCATGAGGTTACATGTTTGTTTTGGAAGTGAAGTTAATTTCGTGGTGTGTTTGTCAGAGAAAAACATACCTGTCCATTAACTGATTCATTGGGATTTGGGATAACATTTCTATTCTAGAATGTAAAATGAAGGAACGGTGTCAGTCAGCATCCTCGATATTACTCTTGAAGATGTTGAACATAAATATTTCTGTTAGAATGAGAAGTAGCATTTACCTCATGGGAGTTTGTCTTGAAGTGAATATGTCTTATATATGTACTAATTCTTAATTGATGGTTTTTCACATGCATTTTGTGTTTTAGGTTCAGCCATCTGTATATCTCCCCAGATAACCTAAAACTGACCACCTGAGCACGTTTTCCCATTGCTGAGCTGTTTCCCTGATATCTGGCCATGCAACGGAGATCAAGAGGGATAAATACTGGACTTATTCTACTCCTTTCTCAAATCTTCCATGTTGGGATCAACAATATTCCACCTGTCACCCTAGCAACTTTGGCCCTCAACATCTGGTTCTTCTTGAACCCTCAGAAGCCACTGTATAGCTCCTGCCTTAGCGTGGAGAAGTGTTaccagcaaagagactggcagcgtTTACTGCTCTCTCCCCTTCACCATGCTGATGATTGGCATTTGTATTTCAATATGGCATCCATgctgtggaaaggaataaatctagaaagaagaCTGGGAAGTAGATGGTTTGCCTATGTTATCACCACATTTTCTGTACTTACTGGAGTGGTATACCTGCTCTTGCAATTTGCTGTTGCCGAATTTATGGATGAACCTGACTTCAAAAGGAGCTGTGCTGTAGGTTTCTCAGGTAAGGGAGACAAAATTTTGAGGTTGCATGCATAAAGGAAGCAAGGGAGGTGTGGCTGCTGTCATTTTATGAAGTGTGGGTCCCTAGTTGGTGAGAGGATCAAATTCTGAGTGGTTAAGGGCTGCTGAGGCTTTGCATCTTGAAGAGGAGGCTGGAGCATGCAGGGACTAGTTTTTGCCATTCTACATTATGCTGCATCATTCACTCTTAGTCTGCACTAGGACCTGCTGGAAGGTGGTTTTATAGAAGACATAGTATTGGCAATATGCACCAGCTCCTTATGGTAGGGTCACAGAAAGACCCACAGGTGTATTTGTAATAGGGAGTTCTCACAAAAGATGACTGTGCTTGTGAAGTAGGCTCAGTGTGCTGTCTCTGATTACCAACTTGTCTGCACCTGGTAAGACAGCACACTCATCTGCAACAAGTTACATTAGGCAGATTTAGTATTTACAGTTAGGCAGCAAGGGACAACAGGAGCCTAGGATTCATTGTGAGCCCGTCCTTCAAGGCTCAAAAAGCTGCCCAGGGCTGTTGGAGTCTTCACTGTGTGTGTTCCTTGCATGCAAATAAGGAACCCCGAAGAGGCAGCCAGGTACAAACCTGGGAATCACATGAATCACTGGGCAAAGCTTTGAAAGACATGCTATTCGGGAGAGGATTAGGCTGTTTCAACCAGCCCCCTTTCATCTCAGGGTGTTGGATTTCCAGCACATTTCCACAGTTATTCTTGATAAGTACAAGCGAGAAAGGTTGGGGAGAACTACATAGGTCCAAGGCCACCTGGAGAACTGTCCTGCATATGCCTCTGGATGACTTCGTTAATAAATGCACCACACCCTGCCATGGCATGCTGGCCATATTTTAGGAGCCATGATAGTCACTCTGCATAACCTAACCAATTTAATTTATGCAGCAGATCCACGTGGAGATGggattgtctttattttattttattatttatttatttattttttgagatggagtctcgctctggcgccaggctgaagggcagtggcgtgatctcggctcactgcaacctccgcctcccaggttcaagcgattctcctgccacagcctcccgagtagctgggactacaaggcgtgcaccaccatgcccagctaatttttgtatttttagtacagacagggtttcaccatgctggccaggatggtctctgtctcttgaccttgtgatccacccaccttggcctcccaaagtgctgggattacaggcgtgagccgctgtgcccggccttgattttattttactttttttatttgtaatttttttttctgaccaccTGCTGACTGTTGAGAGATTGTCttgattttatagatgaggaagccaaGACCCAGAGAAGTGAGGTTACTAGCACAAGGTTACCCAGCTAGGAAGCGATGGAGCCGGGACTTGAGTCCAGTCTACAGATTAGCTGTGTGATGCATTGTCTCTCACCTTCTTCCTCACTAGTTCCTTTTTACAGATATTTCATGGGACCAAAATTGCCAGCAGAATTTAAATTAGCTGTTCTAAATATTAGAAtgtgaaggagaggagagaagtagTCCTGAAACAAGGAAATCTaatccttccttctgcttttcctgacatccttcccctttccttccagTTTGCATCCTTATGCATCTAACTGTGGGAGAAGAAAGAATATATGCCCTCCCTTCAACATGTTTTTCCATAGAGgctagaaaaatacatattactGGTATTTTTTATTGAGTTAAAATTTATATAGCATAACTATTTTATAGTGTACAGTTCACTGGCATTTAATACTAATGATAGTATTTTATTCACATGTTAGGTATTATGTATTTAGTAGCATACTGAACACCAATATGAACTTCTATATTTAGAAACATCAAAGGAGTGACTGCCTTTAGCGTTGTCTTTTTACTGAATGCAGGGTTGTAAGGAATAGGGTATGTTTTGAAGCACAAAGTTGGATGTAATCGAATAatcattttcacttttaattaGCTTTCTTTGTAAATGTCGATACTCATACTTTTGGATTGTTGATATTTGCATGTTCTTCATTCTCTTTTAggagttttgtttgctttgaaaGTTCTTAACAACCATTATTGCCCTGGAGGCTTTGTCAACATTTTGGGCTTTCCTGTACCGAACAGATTTGCTTGTTGGGTCGAACTTGTGGCTATTCATTTATTCTCACTGGGGTAAGTGTTTTCTTTTAGGGAATACAGTTGAAGGACCTGATGTTCcgtggagaaaaaaaattgcaataataATGAGGTAACCAATTGTTTTTCACAGTGAGGTTTATTCTTTATCTATTAGGACAGAATCAAGCTTAATAGTTTTAATGTCAGATatttctgggtttgaatctttTCAACTATTGAGCTGTATAATTTTGGGTCACTTGTCTTAACTGAGTTGCAGATTCCTCATTTTTTTAAGTAGGAGAACCTGCTATACAGATTTGAGGATCAATATTAACCGGCCAATCAGCTGGTTAATTCTGAAAGCAATATTCCAAGGAAGCACATAGAAACCACATAACTATAAAGATTAAAAAGCTATAAGGTATGTTGATCTaatgcttttttttattattattattattattattattattattttttgagatggagtctcactctgttacacaggttggagtgcagtggcgtgatcccagctcactgcaacctccaccccctgggttcaagcaattctcctgcctcagcctgccaagtagctgggattacaggtgtgtgccaccacgcccggctaatttttgtatttttagtagagttggggtttcaccatgttggccaggatggtctcgatctcttgaccttgtgatccgctggcctcggcctcccaaagtgctgggattacaggcatgagccaccgcgcccggccgatctAATGCTTTTAAGCCATTTTAGCTGTCAATTGTCATGGTAGTagaagtttttaaacaaaagGCTTTACTTAACGCtcaaaatgtgaaatggatcagCTTAACGCtcaaaatgtgaaatggatcagCTCTGAAGTCTTTTGGGTTGAGAAGTGGGATGGGGCCCCTTTCACCCTACTCGCATGTTGCTATGGCTTCCTCAGAGGAGGCACCTCCACAAAACCCTAGAGCTCCAGGAACTACAGTTTCAGAACTGCTGATCTAGATGAATTTTTTCCCTTACAGAGAAGGACTTTGAAATTCGGAAGGTTAAGAGACTTACCAACAAACAGTTTGTGGTAGACACCAGCCTTGTGAGGATTCAGGCCCCCTGACTCCTGTCTGGGGCTCCAGCCCATTGATGCTGCACTTTCTTCTTTGGttcctttctctgctttttgtTTAGAAAAAGGAGGATAAGTTGTGTTATTTTTTCCACCTCTTCCACCAGCGTCACTTTCCTTAATTTGCCTTGTACAACTGGAAATGCATAATGTTTGTTTTTACTGTGGGACTGGGCGTTGGTGAAGGGTGAGATTCAGGAAGGttcagaaagaaggaagatttctaTTTGCTACTGTTCTTTACAGacagtttttattttggttttgatttgtgtgaCTGTTGCTGGGTGTCTTACCTTATTTGAGAGTATTCTCATGGGGCTGTGTGTCAGCCCGATAACTCCAGGTCCTTCTTTAATGCTAATTTCCCATCACGGGCAGCCACTGGCAGCTGGCCTATAAATGACAGTGACGTGGCCCCTGAGTACCACTCATTTACAATTGTATTGCTACTTTTGACAGTTCCACGAAGAAAGCCTAACAAAATCTTCCAAGTTTTCTTTGAGAAAGCATCCAGTAATGTCTATCCCTTATCTGAACAGCCCTCTCTATACCTTGTCACTCACTGCTCCCCTGACTTGCTTGATGTGACTTGGTTCTCTGTGTCAATGATAGGCTCTTGTATGTGACTGGCAACACCCAACATTCATATGAAAATCACTCCCTCTGCTATTTGAACTTTTATCCTGTGATGAATCCATTGAATAACAGTGCATTTAATATTCTTATGTAACTATTTCTGAAGTGCTTtttatgcatttcattttttaGGGTTCCCCCAACTTACATGGAAAAGACATGGTTGCATTTTTGTGTCATATGCATATTGTGTGGAGGCACGGGTAATTCTGAGCTTGGGAAGTAAATGAAATTTCCTGTCTTTGAACTTAAAGTCTTTTGatttttaagatttgactgctttGAATGATACACTTCTAATATACAAGCATCTACTTATGCATGTATCCAAATAAAGACTACGCTAGACACTGGCCCAGGAAACCTAAGCAGTGAATGCTTCTTTGAGACGGATCTTGGAAGAATGGCTGAAACTAGAGCTCTCTTTGCAATGCATTGTTATTTGCCTGATGGTTGTCAATTAGAATTTTCATTGGGAAAACACTGTAAATCTTTAGAACAAAGCTTGCTTTATTGCAGGACTGTATGGGCTGCcctttgggaggaaaaaaaaaatctgccaaagCAAACATTTGGTGGACCTCTGTGTTTTATGAAAGCCACGGAATTAGTAATTTCCCCCAGTTACAGAGTTTCATGAAGGAAAGTCACCCCAAATAGGCATCGTGAGGAGTATGAGGCGTGTGGACTTGATGGCAGAGTGAAGCAATCTCCCTCATTCACGTGGTGCTTTTGCTTCTCACAGTCTCTGTGTGTACTTACTTCAGAGGTTGCTCTGCTTCACATCCGGCTTTCCATTTTCCTTCATGTCCTGGGACCCTGATAGGTGATAGTGTCTGAAGAGGTGTCCCAGGAGGGAGATGTGCAGGCCACCTCTGGTGCCTCCTTCCTAGACCGGGCTCCTGTCCCTTCCCACCTCCTACCCCCACAAAGATTCTGTTGATGGGAGGAAGGGGGATATGTTGCCTGGTTTTATCTTCTAGCCAGATTATGAACCTCTGTGTGTTCTCCTCTGAGCCTTAGGCTGTCTAGACAGAAAACCAAAGTGGAGAATCATGAACATCACCCAGAGTAAGACAGCCACTCAGCGACTATGCTAGAGGAAAGCGGTTGAATGTGAGGGGGCCAGGCTCACATACTGGCCGTGGGACCTCGGGCAAGGTacacagcctctctgagcctcattttcctcacctgtgaaatgggataTTACTTACCTTCTCAGTTTAATAAGTCAGTTTTAAGGAGTCATATGCAAATGACCTCTTTGTAAACAATAAGAAGTACTCAACccttttattatgaaataaataacTGGATGTGTACACTGTTCCTAAATAGAATCAcacctaatttctttttctttctaaaattaataaatcagctgttatttaattttgtttgtttgacttaCACTCCGTACTTCCCTTTGCTCCTACTTGACTTTTTTCATCCTGAATGACAGCAGTCTAAAAATGCCCATAAGCCACTCTTAAACACTAAATAAGCAAGCCTTGGCTGCATTTGGACCCTGGGGTATTACAGTTGACCCCTGAACAACTTGGGGTTTAGGGGTGCTGAGCCCCCATGTAGTTGAAAATTCGTGTATAATTTTTGACACCCTAAAGACTTAACTAtcaatagcctactgttgactgaaagccttactgataacatacacAGTCAAATAACACACATTGTGCATGTTATGTGTATCATATACTGTATTGTTacagtaagctagagaaaataaaatgttattaagatcaatcataagaaagagaaaatgtatgcACTATTTGTTAAGGGGAAGTGGATCATTATAAAGGTCTTTAtcctcatcttcacattgaggaggaggaggagaagatgcggaAGAGGAGTTGGTCTTATTGTCTCATGGGTAGCAGAGGTGGAAGAAGATCCTCATGTAAGTGGACCTAcatagttcaaacccatgttgttcaaggatccACTGTATTTGGTAAAATATGGCAGCTGAAAGCATTACTCGCTAGGCTTTAGTTACTGCTTCATTGCTAATATTTGACAAGAATAAAATTACTTTGACCCAACTAGAAACTCTTTGGCTAGATTGatcaaatgagagaaaaatatatttagtttttttacttgtttcaatttttttttatacagattttcaatttacttatttttcaatttaaattttattttcaatttatttttctacttgtttcaatttttttattttcaaaaatatttataaatttataaattttcaaacataaagaAAAGTCGATGCACCATTTGACAGTAAGTTGTAAACATAATAACTTCACCCCTAAAAACTTCAGCAGGCATctcttaaacataaaaatataattttacaaaacCACATTACTATTGTCatgcaaaagaaaattaacagtAATTCCTTAATGTTGTTTAGTAATTGGTTCATGTTCAGATTCTCCTAGTGTTCAAAATGTCTTTAATAACTGTTGTTGTGGCCGAAGGAGAACCAGGATCCAAAATTCACATATTACCtttgattattatatttatttattcttgtatTCTAAGACGGTCTTCCCACCTTTTTACTTTTCCATgaaattgacattttaaagatAATCAGATCTCTTGTTTTGTAGAATATCCCACACTCTAGACTTGTCTGCTTGTTTCCTTTGGAGCTTGTTTAACTTGTCCCTCTATCCCTTGCATTTCTGGAAACTGAAAGTTAGGTCTAAAGCTTAATTAGATTCAGATTAAACTGGCTCTTTTTTGGCAATAATACTCCATAGGGATGATACATGTTGCATTACATCAGGAAGGACATACGTGCCAGGTGGCTCCTATGTTAGGAATTACAAGTTTAATTACTTGGTTAAGGTAGTCTCCATTATAAGGGCACCTTTATCCCTTTGGAATTAGCAAGTACTATATGAGGTGACACTTGGACATCATGCAGATAACTTGTTACCAGTAACTTTTTGTCTAGATCAGTGGTTATCCTTGTCTGTTTATTTTAGGGGGAGTTATAAAGGATGACTTCCTCATTggttattctttttatatttgtttgatgAGATTAATCCAGAGTTGGGGGTTAAGACCCCAAGGCAAGGAATTGAGGAAGATGAATGTTTGTCAAAGGTTGGTCTTAGTTTTACGGACTTCAAGCTTATTTGGTTTTATGGGTTCTCCTtaggaaaaaagtacaaaattgcacaaaaaagtaaaaattttaaatgagaaagggaaagatagttcataaaattttaagagctgacaaatattataaacattattaaatccatacaaataatataatattaattccCTGACACACCTCTGTAATATTTTCCCCCACAGGTTTTGCTGCATGCTTTTTGATCtctttttcatatgaaaataatCTGGTAATAGTATTTCCACAGAGAGAACATCATGGTGGCTCAAAATTAGTTTTCTATTATTAAGAGTTTAGAAGAGCTTTCTTCACAGCTCATCATGTAAATTTTTAGAATCACTGTCCAACTTTGGAAAGCCTCTATCAATGTTTTTTTACAGGCAAGCTATAAAATTTCAGTACTCTTCAAGTTTTTGTGAAATGATCAAtatcaaatgttttttgaatTGAATCAAATGTTGTCAATTGACCTTTAGTGGCAAAGTGCAGGTTTTAGTTTTCTTCATTGATCTACTTTGTTCTTAAATCAGCAAGTAATTTAAGTACTTTATTGATGTTCTTATGATGCATTCCTCTTCATTAATTGCCAGAAAGCCAAAGTCCTACTGATTATTTGTTTACACTTTCTGATGTGATTTGCATATAATTTTGTTTGAGAATTATAAACACAGGAATTCTAATAAAGTTAGTTTGCAGGATTCTccaaaaaggaaaggaacatggtaCATTTATAATTGCATATACTGCGTTATCATATATGTTCCTGATGTGGGAGAGCCTCTAATTTCAGTTTTGACTATATGAATGTGAAGTGAGTCCTCTTCTTACAGTTTTACATGCTCGGTGATTGGAAGATTTTTCCAGACACTGGGTCCTGATTCCAGCATGATGGCTTTGCTGCAAGTGTTGGCTGCCACAGGACACTTGAGAGTGCTGTGGGACCGCTGCTCTTGCATCTCCTGTTATTATCCGGGTTACAAATGCACAGTGGGCATTAAGAGTATTTCTGTAAGCCATTTTTGCACTATGAAGACTGGCAGTGACTCAGCTATGCACAGAAGTGACCACAAACCACATAAATATACCATGCCGAACCCAAACCAAATGTATCTTCAACTTAATGTCCCTTTAGCTGAATCCCAAAAATGCCTGGGGCTACTCCAGTGACAACTGATATGGGAGGAAGTGTGACAGAGGGGGAGTTAGAATGGAAAGAGACAGCAGTTTTAATAGGTTGTGGTTAAGATATCTCACTTTCACAAGTATAAAAGAAATATGACCATGTGAGCATGTTGCTGGGACCCCTCCCAGAGCTCTGAAGGAGCCCAGGCAAGTGAGGGACCTGATGCCTCATGAGCTTCTTGGCAAATCTGCATGTTTCTGTTGAGAGAGGGTTGGTGCAGTGATGACTCTGGGGAAGGGAAAGTAATGGAGCTGAAGAGCCTTGTAGACTGCAGGATAATGGAGGAATGAAGAGATAGGAGGTTTTGTCAAGTTTGAAAATGGAGAAAGCTGTGAGAATAGAAATTGGCAGTCAGAGGAGAGGATGCTGGAGTTGGTTTTGCTGGTGACATGGCCCTGAGAATGTCTCTGGTGGTATGAAATTGAGACATGGAGGAGGAAAAGGTCCTGGGAGTCAAGGAGTTGTTCAAGGGGTTGTGAGTTTATGGTGTTGGGTgggtctgttttcacactgctataaagaatatctgagactgggtaacttataaaccaaggagatttaattgactcacagttccccatggctgaggaggcctcaggaaacttacagtcatggcagaaggtggaggtGATTCAAGgtcatcttacatggtggcaggtgtaaGAGAGAGCACAGGGGAAGTaccagacacttatcaaacaaccagatctcgtgagaactcactatcatgagaccagcatgggggaaactgcaccCATGTTCCACTCACCTCCTACCAGGACCCGCCTTGACACATGAGGAGTATATTCAGAttatgattcaagatgagatttgggtggggacacagagccaaatcatatcaggaaGATTATCTGCATGGACATTGACATTACCTAGGAGGACTGTAGGAGGTAGGGTTGGGGGACAAAGAGTGTGAGGCTACTCCGGTGTTCTCTATGGATGTCAGGAAATGGTCTTGGAGGCAGATAGTAGACAGCATCTTTATTAGTTTCttattgttgctgtaacaaagtaccacaaacttggGGGCTTACAATAACACAAATTCCTTCTACAGTTGTTGTTGTCAGGGTGGAGTTCCCTCTAGACTCTAGAACAGTTTGTAGGGGAGAAACTATTACCTTACTCcttccagctcctggtggctgctggcattccttAGCTAGGGGCTGCATCACTCTATCTCTGTGTCCAAGGTCACGTGGGCTTCTCCTTTTTCTATCTGTGTTAAATatccctctgtctctttcttatcaggacacttgtgattgcatttaggaGTCACCCTGGTAATCCTGGATGATCTCTGtacctcaagatccttaacttaatcacacttGCTAAATCCTTGCCATATATGGTTACGTTCGTCAGTTCCAGGGATTTGGATGTAGATGTCTTTTGGGGAaccattattcagcctactacagcataaacaaaaaatagaaagtggTGGAAATTCAGACTCAGAATGCCAATCCCATGTGTCTCAGCCTGTGCGAGTGcacctctcttccctctccctggCATGCCTTTTATTGTCTCCTTGTGAATTCCTGGTTATTCAAAACCCAAATCACGTAGTATCTATTGTATGCTACTTCCCCTGATTCCTCCAGGCAGTGTTAATTACTT
Above is a genomic segment from Pongo pygmaeus isolate AG05252 chromosome 11, NHGRI_mPonPyg2-v2.0_pri, whole genome shotgun sequence containing:
- the RHBDD1 gene encoding rhomboid-related protein 4 isoform X2 is translated as MQRRSRGINTGLILLLSQIFHVGINNIPPVTLATLALNIWFFLNPQKPLYSSCLSVEKCYQQRDWQRLLLSPLHHADDWHLYFNMASMLWKGINLERRLGSRWFAYVITTFSVLTGVVYLLLQFAVAEFMDEPDFKRSCAVGFSGVLFALKVLNNHYCPGGFVNILGFPVPNRFACWVELVAIHLFSLGTSFAGHLAGILVGLMYTQGPLKKIMEACAGLGGFSSSVGYPGQQYYFNSSGSSGYQDYYPHGRPDHYEEAPRNYDMYTAGLSEEEQLERALQASLWDREGVSPQSHHIGNVLGSHLKPACL
- the RHBDD1 gene encoding rhomboid-related protein 4 isoform X3, which produces MQRRSRGINTGLILLLSQIFHVGINNIPPVTLATLALNIWFFLNPQKPLYSSCLSVEKCYQQRDWQRLLLSPLHHADDWHLYFNMASMLWKGINLERRLGSRWFAYVITTFSVLTGVVYLLLQFAVAEFMDEPDFKRSCAVGFSGVLFALKVLNNHYCPGGFVNILGFPVPNRFACWVELVAIHLFSLGTSFAGHLAGILVGLMYTQGPLKKIMEACAGLGGFSSSVGYPGQQYYFNSSGHTRNSPPPYGFHLSPEEEMRRQRLHRFDSQ
- the RHBDD1 gene encoding rhomboid-related protein 4 isoform X1 — translated: MQRRSRGINTGLILLLSQIFHVGINNIPPVTLATLALNIWFFLNPQKPLYSSCLSVEKCYQQRDWQRLLLSPLHHADDWHLYFNMASMLWKGINLERRLGSRWFAYVITTFSVLTGVVYLLLQFAVAEFMDEPDFKRSCAVGFSGVLFALKVLNNHYCPGGFVNILGFPVPNRFACWVELVAIHLFSLGTSFAGHLAGILVGLMYTQGPLKKIMEACAGLGGFSSSVGYPGQQYYFNSSGSSGYQDYYPHGRPDHYEEAPRNYDMYTAGLSEEEQLERALQASLWDRGHTRNSPPPYGFHLSPEEEMRRQRLHRFDSQ